Proteins found in one Streptomyces sp. CB09001 genomic segment:
- a CDS encoding glycosyltransferase family 2 protein: protein MPTLSVIVPFYNVRQYAPDTLRSLRANARDDFEFILVDDCSTDGTADLLARAEHELPGAVLVRHERNGGLATARNTGIGRARGEYVTFLDGDDWLAPGHYDRLVATIEKLGCDFVRTDHVQCTARARTVYRVPHGRRGVVLRPRDAILPAHRSTSVDYAYAWAGIYHRRLVERGLLHFTDGLRTAEDRPWIWKLHREAESFAVTGLLGVFYRRGVASSLTQIGDVRQLDFLRAFDEVVAGAAADPDAADLLPKAVRTYCAIISHHLGSIERFEPAVARKLKTMSSAALRRMPQDALDQVLGSMDAERATRLRRLRRRAVAGAGVAA, encoded by the coding sequence GTGCCAACTCTCTCCGTCATCGTGCCGTTCTACAACGTGCGGCAATACGCACCCGACACCCTGCGGAGTCTGCGCGCGAACGCGCGGGACGACTTCGAATTCATTCTCGTCGACGACTGCTCGACCGACGGGACCGCGGACCTCCTCGCGCGCGCGGAGCACGAGCTGCCCGGCGCGGTCCTGGTCCGACACGAGCGGAACGGCGGCCTGGCGACCGCCCGCAACACCGGCATCGGCCGGGCGCGCGGCGAGTACGTCACCTTCCTCGACGGCGACGACTGGCTGGCGCCCGGCCACTACGACCGGCTGGTCGCCACGATCGAGAAGCTGGGCTGCGACTTCGTGCGCACGGACCACGTCCAGTGCACGGCGCGGGCCCGCACCGTGTACCGGGTGCCGCACGGCCGCAGGGGCGTGGTCCTGCGGCCGCGGGACGCGATCCTGCCCGCCCACCGGTCCACGTCCGTCGACTACGCCTACGCCTGGGCCGGGATCTACCACCGCCGGCTGGTCGAGCGGGGCCTGCTGCACTTCACCGACGGGCTGCGTACGGCCGAGGACCGGCCGTGGATCTGGAAGCTGCACCGGGAGGCGGAGTCCTTCGCGGTGACCGGACTGCTCGGGGTCTTCTACCGGCGCGGTGTGGCGTCCTCGCTCACCCAGATCGGGGACGTCCGCCAGCTGGACTTCCTCCGCGCCTTCGACGAGGTCGTCGCGGGGGCGGCCGCCGACCCCGACGCCGCCGATCTGCTCCCGAAGGCCGTGCGCACGTACTGCGCGATCATTTCCCACCATCTCGGTTCCATCGAAAGGTTCGAGCCTGCCGTGGCCCGGAAACTGAAGACGATGAGCTCCGCCGCACTGCGGCGGATGCCGCAGGACGCGCTCGACCAGGTGCTCGGCTCGATGGACGCCGAGCGCGCCACTCGGCTGCGGCGGCTGCGCCGGCGTGCGGTCGCGGGCGCGGGGGTGGCCGCGTGA
- a CDS encoding DUF6716 putative glycosyltransferase has translation MPASATKALRVAVLADSDTRWKWGALTATRLRPGDTEIHLDGYLLRGRATPTARQLREVGVSADTLREVTAVEFLSAMDGARGEDSYDVLVLALVGGGVQAMLHGLGRVWQDRAERPVVVTGYVGVVYEKLADGLLLRHGADLVLANSRQDAERFRTVYEGVGADAAAVTEVALPFLGGAAYAGEPGDAGDRPYTVVFAAQPSVPDSRRDRTYLLERLIRHARLHPEREVLLKLRSRPGEHTTHIEELPYQKLVQRADPPVNFRLVYGHMGEVLDRTDLLVTISSTAALESLHRRIPTVVLSDLGVREALGNHHFVGSGCLASWDQLDAGHRPAPDPGWVARQGVAADGGYETAFDQARSRIAALLVRPGGLPPLAPYYTLTTAPGYLPGILARHHLAPDGTPLPGAPAADRAPGPVRQVVRRAARGAYRHGVQRVAPVIRRMGEL, from the coding sequence GTGCCAGCAAGTGCAACGAAGGCCCTGCGAGTCGCCGTCCTGGCGGACTCCGACACCCGGTGGAAATGGGGCGCGCTCACCGCGACCCGCCTCCGCCCCGGGGACACGGAGATCCACCTCGACGGCTACCTCCTGCGCGGCCGAGCCACCCCCACCGCCCGCCAGCTGCGCGAGGTCGGCGTCAGCGCGGACACGCTCCGCGAGGTGACCGCCGTCGAGTTCCTGAGCGCCATGGACGGGGCGCGCGGCGAGGACTCCTACGACGTCCTCGTCCTCGCCCTGGTCGGCGGCGGCGTCCAGGCGATGCTGCACGGGCTCGGCCGGGTCTGGCAGGACCGTGCCGAACGGCCCGTGGTCGTCACCGGCTACGTCGGCGTCGTCTACGAGAAGCTCGCCGACGGCCTGCTGCTGCGCCACGGCGCCGACCTCGTGCTCGCCAACTCCCGCCAGGACGCGGAGCGTTTCCGCACCGTGTACGAGGGGGTCGGCGCCGACGCCGCCGCGGTGACCGAGGTCGCCCTGCCCTTCCTGGGCGGGGCCGCCTACGCCGGTGAGCCGGGCGACGCGGGCGACCGCCCCTACACCGTGGTCTTCGCCGCGCAGCCCTCCGTGCCGGACAGCCGCAGGGACCGTACGTACCTCCTCGAACGGCTGATCAGGCACGCCCGGCTGCACCCCGAGCGGGAGGTGCTGCTCAAGCTGCGCTCCAGGCCCGGCGAGCACACCACGCACATCGAGGAGCTGCCCTACCAGAAGCTGGTGCAGCGGGCCGACCCGCCGGTCAACTTCCGCCTGGTGTACGGCCACATGGGCGAGGTCCTGGACCGCACCGACCTCCTGGTCACCATCAGCTCCACGGCGGCCCTGGAGTCCCTGCACCGCCGCATCCCCACCGTCGTCCTCAGCGACCTCGGGGTGCGCGAGGCGCTCGGCAACCACCACTTCGTGGGCTCCGGCTGCCTCGCCTCCTGGGACCAGCTCGACGCCGGCCACCGTCCCGCCCCCGACCCCGGCTGGGTCGCCCGGCAGGGCGTGGCGGCGGACGGCGGCTACGAGACCGCCTTCGACCAGGCCCGCTCCCGCATCGCCGCCCTGCTGGTCCGGCCCGGCGGCCTGCCGCCGCTCGCCCCCTACTACACCCTCACCACCGCCCCCGGGTACCTCCCCGGCATCCTCGCCCGCCACCACCTCGCCCCCGACGGCACGCCGCTGCCCGGCGCGCCCGCCGCCGACCGCGCGCCCGGCCCGGTCCGCCAGGTCGTCCGCCGCGCGGCCCGCGGCGCCTACCGGCACGGCGTCCAGCGAGTCGCCCCGGTGATCCGCCGGATGGGGGAGCTGTGA
- a CDS encoding N-acylneuraminate cytidylyltransferase codes for MSNSQASPGASVRRVLAVIPARGGSKGVPAKNLAPVGGVPLVVRAVRECRAARLVTDVVVSTDDQAIAAAAREAGAEVVLRPAAIAGDTATSEAAVLHAMDAHEALHGAAVDAVLLVQCTSPFLVREDVDGVAGAVVEDGADTAVTVAPFHGFVWRDGADETGGADGGHGVNHDKAYRPRRQDRPQDLLETGAAYAMAAPGFRKHQHRFFGRTELVRTDPARVLEIDDPHDLARARALAPHFDTARPGALAVGPPTRLPAAADIDAVVLDFDGTQTDDRVLIDSDGREFVSVHRGDGLGIAALRRSGLTMLILSTEVNPVVAARARKLKLPVLHGIDRKDLALKQWCEEQGIAPERVLYVGNDVNDLPCFALVGWPVAVASAHDAVRGAARAVTTVPGGEGAVREIATWLLGPSLDVLDPALETTPTLTQSK; via the coding sequence ATGTCCAACAGTCAAGCGAGTCCGGGCGCTTCGGTGCGCCGGGTGCTCGCCGTGATTCCCGCCCGCGGGGGCTCCAAGGGAGTTCCCGCGAAGAACCTCGCCCCCGTCGGCGGCGTCCCGCTGGTGGTCCGCGCGGTGCGCGAGTGCCGGGCCGCCCGCCTCGTGACCGACGTCGTCGTCTCCACCGACGACCAGGCCATCGCCGCGGCGGCCCGCGAGGCCGGCGCCGAGGTCGTGCTGCGGCCCGCGGCCATCGCCGGGGACACGGCCACCTCGGAGGCCGCCGTGCTGCACGCCATGGACGCCCACGAGGCCCTGCACGGCGCCGCCGTCGACGCGGTCCTCCTCGTCCAGTGCACCAGCCCCTTCCTGGTCCGCGAGGACGTCGACGGGGTGGCCGGCGCGGTCGTCGAGGACGGCGCGGACACGGCCGTCACCGTCGCCCCCTTCCACGGCTTCGTCTGGCGGGACGGCGCCGACGAGACGGGCGGGGCCGACGGCGGCCACGGCGTCAACCACGACAAGGCGTACCGCCCCCGCCGCCAGGACCGCCCCCAGGACCTGCTGGAGACCGGCGCCGCCTACGCCATGGCCGCCCCCGGCTTCCGCAAGCACCAGCACCGCTTCTTCGGCCGCACCGAACTGGTCCGCACCGACCCGGCCCGCGTCCTGGAGATCGACGACCCGCACGACCTCGCCCGCGCCCGAGCCCTGGCCCCGCACTTCGACACGGCCCGGCCCGGCGCCCTCGCGGTCGGTCCTCCCACCCGCCTCCCCGCCGCGGCCGACATCGACGCCGTGGTCCTCGACTTCGACGGCACCCAGACCGACGACCGGGTGCTGATCGACTCCGACGGACGGGAGTTCGTCTCCGTGCACCGCGGCGACGGACTCGGCATCGCCGCCCTGCGCCGCAGCGGCCTGACGATGCTGATCCTGTCCACGGAGGTGAACCCGGTCGTCGCCGCCCGCGCACGCAAGCTCAAGCTCCCCGTGCTGCACGGCATCGACCGCAAGGACCTCGCCCTCAAGCAGTGGTGCGAGGAACAGGGCATCGCGCCCGAACGCGTGCTCTACGTCGGCAACGACGTCAACGACCTCCCGTGCTTCGCCCTCGTCGGCTGGCCCGTGGCGGTCGCGAGCGCCCACGACGCCGTACGCGGCGCGGCCCGCGCGGTCACCACCGTCCCCGGCGGCGAAGGCGCCGTACGGGAGATCGCGACCTGGTTGCTCGGCCCGTCCCTGGACGTCCTCGACCCCGCTCTCGAAACCACCCCCACGCTCACCCAGTCCAAGTAA